From Paenibacillus physcomitrellae, the proteins below share one genomic window:
- a CDS encoding UDP-N-acetylglucosamine 1-carboxyvinyltransferase, translating to MEKLMIAGGRPLRGTVQISGAKNSAIALLPAAILAETEVILDNLPQLSDVAVYTHILEELGAKVEWSDNQIKIDPSDIKSIPMPNGPVKKLRASYYMMGALLGRFGEAVIGLPGGCNFEPRPIDQHIKGFEALGATVTNEHGAIHLHAKRLRGARIYLDVSSVGATINIMLAAARAEGATVIENAAKEPEIIDVATLLNAMGASIKGAGTETIRIEGVKEMHGCRHSIIPDRIQAGTYMIAAAATRGDVLIDNVIPKHLEALTAKLIEMGVQVEELDESIRVIGADSYGHVDVKALVYPGFPTDLQSPMTSLLTQCKGVSVLSDFVYSNRFKHVPELARMGAKIRVEGRSAVIEGGPLNAAKVSASDLRAGAALVIAGLTVPEGVTEVTGVEYIDRGYDHLVTNLRSLGADVWRQTE from the coding sequence ATGGAAAAGTTAATGATAGCCGGTGGACGTCCACTGCGCGGAACGGTTCAAATTAGCGGTGCCAAGAACAGTGCGATTGCACTGCTGCCTGCCGCTATTCTGGCGGAAACTGAAGTGATTTTGGATAATTTGCCGCAGCTAAGCGACGTTGCGGTTTATACGCATATATTAGAAGAGCTTGGGGCTAAAGTGGAATGGTCCGACAACCAGATCAAGATTGACCCAAGTGATATTAAGTCTATCCCCATGCCAAACGGGCCTGTTAAGAAGCTGCGGGCTTCTTATTATATGATGGGGGCGCTGCTCGGCCGGTTCGGCGAAGCCGTGATCGGCCTCCCAGGCGGCTGCAATTTCGAGCCGCGGCCTATTGACCAGCATATCAAAGGCTTTGAAGCGCTGGGGGCGACAGTGACCAATGAGCATGGAGCGATTCATCTGCATGCCAAACGGCTGCGCGGCGCCCGGATTTATCTGGATGTCAGCAGCGTCGGCGCCACGATTAATATTATGCTGGCAGCTGCACGGGCCGAGGGCGCGACGGTGATCGAGAATGCGGCGAAGGAGCCGGAGATCATTGACGTGGCTACTCTGCTTAACGCCATGGGAGCCAGCATTAAAGGTGCCGGAACGGAAACCATCCGCATCGAAGGTGTGAAAGAGATGCACGGCTGCAGACATTCCATCATTCCTGACCGCATTCAGGCCGGAACCTATATGATTGCAGCTGCGGCTACTCGCGGGGATGTGCTGATTGACAATGTAATTCCCAAGCACCTTGAAGCTCTGACAGCCAAGCTGATCGAAATGGGAGTCCAGGTGGAAGAATTGGACGAGTCCATTCGGGTCATCGGAGCGGACTCCTACGGCCATGTGGATGTCAAGGCGCTGGTCTATCCGGGTTTCCCGACGGATTTGCAGTCACCGATGACCAGTCTCCTGACGCAATGTAAGGGTGTCAGCGTCCTGAGCGATTTTGTATACAGCAACCGGTTCAAACATGTGCCTGAATTGGCCCGCATGGGCGCCAAAATCCGGGTGGAAGGCCGATCGGCCGTTATTGAGGGCGGACCGCTGAACGCTGCCAAGGTATCCGCTTCGGATCTGCGGGCCGGCGCCGCTTTGGTTATTGCAGGTCTGACCGTACCCGAGGGGGTTACCGAAGTCACAGGGGTTGAATATATCGACCGCGGATACGATCATCTGGTTACGAAT
- the fba gene encoding class II fructose-1,6-bisphosphate aldolase produces MPLVSMTEMLNKALEGKYAVGQYNINNLEWTQGILAAAQEEQAPVILGVSEGAARHMSGFKTVVKMVEGLIEDMKITVPVAIHLDHGSSFEKCKEAIDAGFTSVMIDGSHHPIDENIEMTKKVVEYAHSKGVSVEAEVGTVGGQEDDVIGGIQYADLNECVRIVKETGIDTLAPALGSVHGPYHGEPNLGFKEMEEIRDAVQLPLVLHGGTGIPLHDIQKAISLGTSKINVNTENQINFTAKVREVLNADAKAYDPRKYLVPGRDAIKATVIGKIREFGTSNHA; encoded by the coding sequence ATGCCATTAGTATCCATGACCGAAATGTTGAACAAAGCGCTTGAAGGGAAATACGCGGTTGGTCAATACAACATCAATAACCTTGAGTGGACACAAGGAATTCTGGCTGCAGCACAAGAAGAGCAAGCCCCTGTAATCCTGGGCGTTTCCGAAGGCGCTGCTCGCCATATGAGCGGATTCAAAACAGTTGTGAAAATGGTGGAAGGCCTGATTGAGGACATGAAGATTACTGTTCCTGTAGCGATTCACCTTGACCATGGTTCTAGCTTTGAGAAATGTAAAGAAGCGATCGATGCTGGATTTACTTCCGTTATGATCGACGGTTCCCATCATCCTATCGATGAGAACATCGAAATGACTAAGAAAGTCGTTGAATATGCACACTCCAAAGGCGTTTCCGTTGAAGCGGAAGTGGGTACAGTTGGCGGACAGGAAGACGACGTGATCGGCGGCATCCAATATGCTGACCTGAACGAATGCGTACGTATCGTTAAAGAGACAGGCATCGATACTTTGGCTCCTGCCCTCGGTTCTGTTCATGGTCCTTACCACGGCGAACCAAACCTTGGTTTCAAAGAAATGGAAGAAATCCGCGACGCAGTTCAACTTCCACTTGTTTTGCATGGTGGTACAGGTATTCCACTGCACGACATTCAAAAAGCGATTTCTTTGGGAACTTCCAAGATCAATGTAAACACAGAGAACCAAATCAATTTTACAGCTAAAGTTCGTGAAGTGCTGAACGCAGATGCTAAAGCTTACGATCCTCGTAAATACTTGGTTCCTGGCCGTGACGCTATCAAAGCTACGGTAATTGGCAAAATTCGTGAGTTCGGAACCAGCAACCACGCATAA
- a CDS encoding response regulator, which translates to MEEKKVLIVDDQNGIRILLMEVFGSEGYKTFQAANGKLALEIVRNDSPDLVLLDMKIPGMDGLEILKHIKAVNPEIKVIMMTAYGELDMIKQATELGALMHFTKPFDIDEMRMAVNSQLKGKAVM; encoded by the coding sequence ATGGAAGAGAAGAAAGTGTTGATAGTGGATGATCAGAACGGGATCCGTATTTTGTTGATGGAAGTGTTCGGAAGCGAAGGGTATAAAACATTCCAGGCTGCGAACGGCAAACTTGCTCTGGAGATCGTTCGGAATGACTCGCCTGATCTGGTGCTTCTCGATATGAAAATTCCGGGCATGGACGGACTAGAGATTCTTAAGCATATCAAGGCGGTGAATCCGGAGATCAAAGTCATCATGATGACTGCGTACGGAGAGCTGGATATGATTAAGCAGGCGACGGAGCTTGGCGCTTTAATGCATTTTACCAAACCGTTTGATATAGACGAAATGCGAATGGCTGTCAACAGCCAGTTAAAAGGAAAAGCAGTTATGTAA
- a CDS encoding CTP synthase, protein MAKYIFVTGGVVSSLGKGITAASLGRLLKNRGLKVTIQKFDPYINVDPGTMSPYQHGEVFVTDDGAETDLDLGHYERFIDINLSKNSNVTTGKVYSSVISKERRGEYLGGTVQVIPHITNEIKERVFRAGREAGSDVVITEIGGTVGDIESLPFLEAIRQIKSDIGRENVMYIHVTLIPYIKAAGEVKTKPTQHSVKELRSIGIQPNVIVCRTEHELSADMKAKIALFCDIDANAVVECRDASTLYEVPLNLRDEGLDEIVVNHLKLTTPAPDMKEWESLVDRISRLEKTVEIAIVGKYVALHDAYLSVVESLSHAGFDANADVKIRWVNAEEVTEENVDEMLGGISGILVPGGFGDRGIEGKITTIRYARERNIPFFGICLGMQVAVIEYARALAGMDGANSSEINPKTNFPVIDLLPEQKDIEDLGGTMRLGLYPCKLVPGSLAMECYNDELVYERHRHRYEFNNSYREEIERAGLKISGTSPDGRLVEIVELPDHPWFLAVQFHPEFTSRPNRPQPLFREFVKASIQYDEQA, encoded by the coding sequence GTGGCTAAATACATTTTCGTAACAGGCGGCGTGGTGTCTTCCCTCGGCAAAGGGATTACCGCTGCGTCACTAGGCAGATTGCTTAAGAATAGAGGTTTAAAAGTAACGATCCAGAAATTCGACCCCTACATTAACGTTGACCCGGGAACTATGAGCCCCTACCAACATGGTGAAGTGTTTGTCACCGATGACGGTGCTGAGACGGATCTGGACCTTGGGCACTATGAACGTTTTATTGATATTAACCTGTCCAAGAACAGTAACGTTACAACAGGTAAAGTTTATTCTTCGGTCATCAGCAAGGAGCGCCGCGGCGAATATTTGGGCGGCACCGTGCAGGTAATCCCCCACATTACCAATGAGATCAAAGAACGTGTATTCCGCGCGGGCCGCGAAGCGGGTTCCGACGTAGTTATCACCGAAATTGGCGGTACAGTAGGCGACATCGAGAGCTTGCCTTTCCTTGAAGCGATCCGCCAAATCAAAAGCGACATCGGCCGCGAGAACGTCATGTACATTCACGTTACGCTGATCCCTTACATCAAAGCTGCGGGTGAAGTTAAGACCAAACCAACCCAGCACAGTGTAAAAGAGCTGCGCAGCATCGGCATTCAGCCGAACGTCATCGTATGCCGTACGGAGCATGAGCTTTCCGCGGATATGAAGGCGAAGATCGCTTTGTTCTGCGATATCGACGCTAATGCGGTGGTCGAATGCCGCGATGCCAGCACGCTTTACGAGGTTCCTTTGAACCTGCGCGACGAAGGTCTGGACGAGATCGTTGTGAATCATTTGAAGCTGACGACTCCTGCCCCGGACATGAAGGAATGGGAAAGTCTTGTGGACCGGATCAGCCGCTTGGAGAAGACGGTTGAAATTGCAATCGTAGGTAAATATGTAGCGTTGCATGATGCTTATTTGAGCGTGGTTGAGTCCTTATCCCATGCCGGATTTGACGCTAACGCGGATGTGAAGATCCGCTGGGTGAATGCGGAGGAAGTAACCGAGGAGAACGTGGACGAAATGCTCGGCGGCATCAGCGGCATTCTGGTTCCTGGCGGTTTCGGAGATCGCGGTATTGAAGGAAAAATTACCACTATTCGCTATGCGCGTGAGCGCAACATTCCATTCTTCGGCATCTGCTTAGGCATGCAGGTAGCGGTTATCGAATATGCCCGTGCTCTGGCCGGCATGGATGGCGCGAACAGCTCGGAGATCAATCCGAAGACCAACTTCCCGGTCATTGACCTGCTTCCTGAACAAAAGGATATTGAAGATTTGGGCGGAACGATGCGCCTGGGTCTGTATCCGTGCAAACTCGTTCCGGGTTCGCTGGCTATGGAATGCTATAACGATGAGCTGGTTTATGAGAGACACCGTCACCGGTATGAATTCAATAACAGCTATCGTGAAGAGATCGAGCGTGCAGGGCTCAAGATTTCCGGTACTTCACCGGACGGACGTCTGGTTGAAATCGTGGAGCTTCCGGATCATCCGTGGTTCCTGGCGGTTCAGTTCCATCCGGAATTTACGTCCCGTCCGAACCGTCCGCAGCCGCTCTTCCGCGAGTTCGTTAAAGCTTCGATTCAATACGACGAGCAGGCCTGA
- the rpoE gene encoding DNA-directed RNA polymerase subunit delta gives MSTPLNLKIDPEKIQETPMVDLAFMILKAANTPYYYRDLMNEVAKVRGMSDEQIQEAIAQLYTEINIDGRFACVGTNLWGLKRWYPIEKNEDPIANASRPRIINDDDDDLDDEDFTEEEEETYSADDEDYDAAEEDEDGIFADEDEDAEVEEDPLLGDEELEDEDLDEDEESEEDEDLDEEDGDLKD, from the coding sequence GTGAGTACGCCGCTCAATTTAAAAATCGACCCGGAGAAAATTCAAGAAACTCCGATGGTGGATCTCGCATTTATGATCTTGAAAGCAGCCAATACGCCTTACTATTACCGTGATCTAATGAATGAAGTGGCCAAGGTTCGCGGAATGTCCGATGAGCAGATTCAAGAGGCCATTGCGCAGCTATATACGGAGATTAATATTGATGGTCGTTTTGCCTGTGTCGGAACCAATCTTTGGGGCCTGAAACGCTGGTATCCGATTGAGAAGAACGAAGATCCGATCGCCAATGCTTCGCGTCCGCGCATTATTAATGACGACGACGATGATCTGGACGACGAAGATTTCACGGAGGAGGAAGAAGAAACTTACTCCGCGGATGATGAAGACTATGATGCCGCCGAAGAAGACGAGGACGGTATCTTTGCCGACGAAGACGAAGATGCCGAAGTTGAAGAAGATCCGCTTCTGGGTGACGAAGAACTCGAAGATGAGGATCTGGACGAAGACGAAGAGAGCGAAGAAGACGAGGACCTCGATGAAGAGGACGGGGATTTGAAAGACTAG
- a CDS encoding S8 family peptidase, protein MNIPELLRFLSEHFSLSHDEGSRHILSFRNPSHYEAFLNELQLNIPGMDPEIRERLKTAALRQGLAGFLESADLPLRFRRALRIEEDLRVNVHALAAQEKQINPGIPWGVRRIRAPEVWSQSTGLNVRIGIVDTGVDFSHPDLKYCLARGVNLLSRHHWPHDDNGHGTHIAGTIAAAGGPEGITGVAPRAILYPVKAFDNNGAAYVSDIIRGIDWCVQNGIQIINMSFGMKKKSAAMEEVVERATEAGVVIVASAGNDKKKRSIDYPAKLPQTISVGATNRERRIAGFSNLGPYIDIYAPGDQIRSSWLGGKHRKMNGTSMATSHVSGAIALLLAKRPGLTPAEIKSLLRRTARPLSPLENRTKGAPGELDAYRLVRRRAAAKPAARTTKKKG, encoded by the coding sequence ATGAATATACCGGAATTGCTCCGCTTTCTAAGCGAACACTTCTCTCTCTCCCATGATGAAGGATCCCGCCACATCCTCTCCTTCCGCAACCCGTCTCACTATGAGGCCTTTCTGAACGAGCTTCAGCTAAATATTCCCGGCATGGATCCGGAAATCCGCGAGCGGCTTAAGACGGCTGCCCTGAGACAAGGACTGGCCGGTTTCCTGGAATCCGCCGACCTGCCGCTCCGATTTCGCCGCGCGCTTCGGATCGAAGAAGATCTCCGGGTGAACGTCCATGCGCTTGCTGCTCAGGAGAAACAGATCAATCCCGGCATTCCCTGGGGTGTCAGAAGAATCCGTGCGCCGGAGGTTTGGTCGCAGTCCACAGGGCTGAATGTCCGGATCGGCATTGTAGATACCGGCGTTGATTTCAGTCATCCCGACCTTAAATACTGCCTGGCCCGAGGGGTCAATCTGCTGAGCCGCCATCACTGGCCGCACGACGATAACGGCCACGGCACTCACATTGCCGGAACGATCGCCGCGGCTGGAGGACCGGAGGGAATAACCGGGGTTGCCCCCCGTGCGATTCTCTATCCTGTCAAAGCCTTCGATAATAACGGTGCCGCCTATGTGTCCGACATTATCCGCGGCATCGATTGGTGTGTACAGAACGGCATCCAGATTATCAATATGAGCTTCGGCATGAAGAAGAAAAGCGCAGCCATGGAAGAAGTCGTGGAGCGCGCTACCGAGGCCGGGGTCGTCATAGTCGCTTCTGCCGGCAACGACAAGAAAAAACGCAGCATCGATTATCCCGCCAAGCTTCCCCAAACCATCTCGGTCGGCGCAACCAACCGGGAGCGCCGTATTGCGGGCTTCAGCAATCTGGGCCCCTATATCGATATTTATGCGCCCGGCGATCAGATCCGCTCCTCCTGGCTTGGCGGCAAACACCGTAAAATGAACGGTACGTCCATGGCCACCTCCCATGTCAGCGGCGCCATAGCTTTGCTGCTGGCCAAAAGGCCTGGACTTACACCAGCCGAAATCAAATCGCTGCTCCGGCGGACCGCCCGCCCGTTATCCCCCTTGGAGAACAGAACCAAAGGGGCCCCCGGCGAACTGGATGCCTACCGACTGGTACGAAGGCGAGCTGCTGCGAAACCCGCCGCCCGAACAACCAAGAAAAAAGGCTGA
- the argS gene encoding arginine--tRNA ligase: MSTQNPLEQINQAVKTAIVDAITAAGLASAEEIPAIVLEVPKDKAHGDLATNAAMQLTKIAKKNPRQIAEEILNHLDYGKASIEKAEIAGPGFINFTIGKSYLYPVITKVYAEGDHYGRVQIGGGQKVQIEFVSANPTGSLHLGHARGAAVGDALCNVLDFAGYDVTREYYINDAGNQIVNLSKSIEARYLQELGQEAEMPEDGYHGEDIKGFAKELVAQKGDSLLSYSPGERAAFFRKYGLEKELDKIKRDLGRFRVRFDVWFSESSLYENGQVEASLEELRAKGQTYEQDGATWLRTTDYGDDKDRVLVKNDGTYTYMTPDVAYHRNKYNRGFDRMINIFGADHHGYIPRLKAAMEALGNDPNKLTVLIAQMVSLFQDGEKVKMSKRTGKAVTMVDLMDEVGVDAIRYFFTMRSMDSHLDFDMDLAISTSNENPVYYVQYAHARICSIFRQAEEQGIALPAPDSVPFHKLTTEHEYDLLRKIGELPEEIAVAANGYAPHRIVRYVYELASLLHSYYRAERVITEDAEQTAARLALLGAVRITIANVLKLIGVEAPDRM, encoded by the coding sequence ATGTCAACCCAAAACCCGTTAGAGCAGATCAACCAGGCGGTCAAAACAGCGATTGTCGATGCCATCACCGCTGCCGGTCTGGCTTCTGCTGAAGAAATTCCGGCGATTGTCCTTGAGGTGCCTAAAGATAAGGCCCACGGCGACCTGGCCACCAACGCGGCTATGCAGCTGACCAAAATCGCCAAGAAGAACCCGCGCCAAATCGCGGAGGAGATTCTGAATCACCTGGATTACGGCAAAGCTTCGATTGAGAAGGCGGAAATTGCCGGACCGGGCTTTATTAATTTCACGATCGGCAAAAGTTATCTTTATCCGGTCATTACGAAGGTTTACGCTGAAGGAGATCATTATGGACGGGTGCAGATCGGAGGCGGTCAGAAGGTTCAGATCGAGTTCGTCAGCGCGAACCCTACAGGCAGCCTGCACTTGGGACATGCCCGCGGCGCAGCTGTTGGCGATGCCCTCTGCAATGTGCTGGATTTTGCAGGTTATGACGTAACCCGCGAATATTACATCAACGATGCCGGCAACCAGATCGTGAACCTGAGCAAATCGATTGAAGCCCGCTATTTGCAGGAGCTTGGACAAGAGGCCGAGATGCCGGAGGACGGCTACCATGGTGAGGACATCAAGGGTTTTGCCAAGGAGCTCGTAGCTCAGAAGGGCGATTCGCTGCTTTCCTATTCGCCGGGCGAACGTGCGGCATTCTTCCGCAAATACGGACTTGAGAAGGAACTGGACAAAATCAAACGCGACCTCGGCCGTTTCCGCGTGCGTTTTGACGTTTGGTTCAGCGAAAGCTCGCTGTATGAGAACGGACAGGTAGAGGCTTCCCTCGAGGAGCTTCGCGCCAAAGGCCAAACCTATGAGCAGGACGGAGCAACCTGGCTGCGCACAACCGACTACGGCGATGACAAGGATCGCGTTCTGGTGAAAAATGACGGCACGTACACGTACATGACGCCTGACGTGGCTTACCACCGCAACAAATACAACCGCGGCTTTGACCGGATGATCAATATTTTTGGCGCCGACCACCACGGCTACATCCCGCGTCTTAAAGCAGCGATGGAAGCGCTCGGCAATGATCCGAACAAACTGACCGTGCTGATTGCACAGATGGTCAGCCTGTTCCAGGACGGCGAAAAGGTCAAAATGTCCAAGCGTACTGGCAAAGCCGTCACGATGGTTGACCTGATGGACGAAGTAGGCGTCGACGCCATTCGTTACTTCTTTACGATGCGCAGCATGGATTCCCATCTGGACTTCGACATGGACCTCGCAATTTCGACGTCCAACGAGAACCCGGTTTATTATGTGCAGTACGCGCATGCGCGGATCTGCAGCATTTTCCGTCAAGCTGAAGAGCAGGGCATCGCGCTTCCGGCTCCGGACAGCGTGCCATTCCACAAGCTGACGACCGAGCACGAGTATGATCTGCTCCGCAAAATCGGTGAGCTGCCGGAAGAAATCGCCGTGGCCGCAAATGGCTATGCACCGCACCGTATCGTGCGTTATGTATACGAGCTGGCATCTTTGCTGCACAGCTACTACAGAGCGGAACGCGTCATTACGGAAGACGCGGAGCAAACGGCAGCCCGCCTCGCCCTGCTCGGCGCGGTTCGCATCACTATCGCCAATGTGCTCAAGTTGATTGGTGTAGAAGCTCCTGACCGGATGTAA
- a CDS encoding DUF1934 domain-containing protein, translating into MPGNQAVVITLTSFDGTDKTVQHMRGELVQGAAGSYIRYEEPEPGPKGGKTRTTVRISGGELRVLRHGEVESQQTFSAGQKLPGFYRSPFTTFNLSTDTKSVDIRLDGSNGTLDWVYDLYVYEELAGRFTISLQIQEEV; encoded by the coding sequence ATGCCAGGCAATCAGGCTGTGGTCATTACCCTAACAAGCTTTGACGGAACGGATAAGACGGTGCAGCATATGCGCGGCGAACTGGTGCAGGGAGCGGCGGGCAGCTATATCCGTTATGAAGAGCCGGAGCCCGGACCGAAAGGCGGCAAGACGCGGACTACCGTACGAATCAGCGGCGGCGAGCTTAGAGTGCTGCGCCACGGTGAAGTCGAGTCGCAGCAGACGTTCAGCGCCGGACAGAAGCTCCCCGGTTTCTACCGCTCCCCGTTTACGACCTTTAACCTTTCAACGGACACAAAGTCCGTGGATATCCGGTTGGACGGATCGAACGGGACGCTGGACTGGGTTTACGATTTATATGTCTATGAGGAACTGGCAGGCCGGTTCACCATTAGTTTGCAAATACAGGAGGAAGTCTGA
- the speE gene encoding polyamine aminopropyltransferase: MELWFTEKQTPSFGITMKVTETFVTEKTDFQDLAMIETEEFGRMLVLDGMVMTTLKDEFVYHEMVAHPVLFTHPNPKQVLVVGGGDGGVIREILKHPEVEKAVLVEIDGKVIEYSKQYLPEIAGELENPRVEVLVNDGYMHILESKNKYDVIMVDSTEPVGPAAPLFERGFYQGIYEALKEDGVFVAQTDNPWFKADLIQKVNQDVKEIFPIVRVYGANIPTYPSGLWTFTMGSKVHDPLQVDISRLPELETRYYTPRLHQAAFVLPKFVEDLVK, encoded by the coding sequence GTGGAACTGTGGTTTACGGAGAAACAGACGCCCTCGTTTGGCATTACGATGAAGGTAACGGAAACGTTTGTGACGGAGAAGACGGATTTTCAGGATCTGGCGATGATCGAAACGGAAGAGTTTGGACGTATGCTGGTGCTGGACGGCATGGTGATGACCACACTCAAGGATGAATTCGTTTATCATGAAATGGTGGCCCATCCGGTTTTGTTTACCCACCCGAATCCTAAGCAGGTGCTGGTGGTTGGCGGCGGAGACGGGGGCGTCATTCGTGAAATTTTGAAGCATCCGGAGGTAGAGAAGGCTGTTCTGGTTGAAATCGATGGGAAAGTGATCGAATACTCCAAGCAATATCTGCCCGAAATTGCCGGCGAACTCGAGAACCCCCGGGTTGAAGTGCTCGTGAACGACGGCTACATGCATATTCTCGAGAGTAAAAATAAATACGACGTCATCATGGTCGACTCCACCGAACCGGTAGGTCCGGCGGCGCCGCTCTTTGAGCGCGGTTTTTACCAAGGCATTTACGAGGCACTGAAAGAGGACGGTGTTTTTGTGGCCCAGACCGACAATCCCTGGTTTAAGGCCGACCTGATTCAGAAGGTGAACCAAGATGTCAAAGAGATTTTCCCGATTGTACGCGTATATGGGGCGAATATACCGACCTATCCGTCCGGCCTGTGGACATTTACGATGGGCAGTAAGGTCCATGATCCACTCCAGGTGGACATCAGCCGGCTGCCGGAGCTGGAAACGAGATATTACACGCCTCGTCTGCATCAAGCCGCCTTTGTATTGCCTAAATTCGTCGAAGATCTGGTGAAATAA